From Halobacillus sp. Marseille-Q1614, the proteins below share one genomic window:
- the trmB gene encoding tRNA (guanosine(46)-N7)-methyltransferase TrmB, translated as MRLRNKPWADDFMKENNHIVVGNAFDYKGKWQETFDQEQPLHLEIGSGKGQFIAGIGKQHPEYNFIGVERVKSVIVGALKKVLASEAENVRLVNEDADDLREMFGENEVDHIYLNFSDPWPKTRHEKRRLTYRTFLEQYEAILKDKGELTFKTDNRGLFEYSLASFSQYGMIIEEVSLDLHQLEDDLNVMTEYEEKFSAKGQPIYRCRTRFNK; from the coding sequence ATGCGTTTAAGAAACAAACCTTGGGCAGATGATTTTATGAAAGAAAATAACCACATTGTCGTGGGAAATGCATTTGATTATAAAGGGAAGTGGCAGGAAACCTTCGATCAAGAGCAGCCGCTCCACTTAGAAATTGGTTCTGGTAAAGGACAATTTATCGCCGGGATAGGAAAGCAGCATCCAGAATATAACTTTATCGGAGTAGAAAGAGTTAAGAGCGTGATTGTTGGCGCCCTGAAGAAAGTGTTGGCATCTGAAGCGGAGAATGTACGGTTAGTGAATGAAGACGCAGATGATTTAAGAGAAATGTTTGGTGAAAACGAAGTAGATCACATTTACTTGAATTTTTCAGATCCTTGGCCAAAGACTCGTCATGAGAAGCGCCGACTGACTTATCGCACGTTCTTGGAGCAGTATGAAGCAATACTTAAAGATAAAGGCGAGCTTACTTTTAAAACCGATAATCGCGGCTTGTTTGAGTATTCATTGGCAAGCTTCTCCCAGTATGGAATGATTATTGAGGAAGTTTCGCTCGATTTACATCAGCTGGAGGATGATTTAAATGTCATGACGGAGTATGAAGAAAAATTCTCAGCCAAAGGTCAGCCGATCTATCGCTGCCGCACAAGATTTAATAAATGA